Below is a genomic region from Schistocerca cancellata isolate TAMUIC-IGC-003103 chromosome 12, iqSchCanc2.1, whole genome shotgun sequence.
ctcctggtggttcaggcgaaggtccaaactggaaagcaagacggatctgtttatctgtatagccattctgcttgaacacaaccttgagATGGTCcacttcttgtgtcaagctttctccatctgaaatggcataagctcttctcgccaactgAGCAAATTAATAAGGCGCTGGTCCACCTCCGTCTCTTATGCAAGCAGCTTTTCGACTTGGCACTGTTTGTTGGAGTTGtttgatatcctcctgagggatactgtgtCAAAtattgtccaactggcgcgttggaTAGTCAAAACACTGAGCTGGTCGCAGGGCCCTGCCCATAGCCCTTCAAACGCTCTCAGCTGGAGAGAGATCCGTCAAACTTGCTGGTCAAGATATGGCTTGGCGAAACATGAGGACAAGCTCTAGAATCTCTAGCTGAAACGcaggcccaggatggcttgctatgaaggtcAATAAAACAGGCCGTAGAATATGGTGGACGTCCcagtgtgctgtaagggtgccatgatTGGTGACTCAAGAggccctgctacgaaatgaaaagtAACCCAAGTTGTCGGGACATACATtgggcgacagtctggttggtatcccacgCTATCAGtagcgtctctagacacgtcttggCTGGTCATggaggctcatttcgaagcgggactcgtcaatgAGATACAAGGCCGAATCTACTGGACATCACTGTAAATGGTCTTGTTGGTGTACAGACGACAATGGAGCGCTGTGAGCTCAGCCCACTTGCTGTGTGCCGTCTGTTAGCGGCCCTTGTGGGCACTGAAGCAAGCTCCATTTACACGTTGGATCGATGATAATATCATCTGGGGCTCTCAGTGCCTCTCTTATGATCTCTCAGTCCTCATCTTCAGTCGCCTGTCTATGTAGACCGCTTccggaatgaggttttcactctgcagcggaatgtgcgctggtatgaaacttcttggcacattaaaactgtgtaccagactgggaatcgaactcgtgaccttttccTTTTGtggacaaatgctctaccatctgggctacccaagcatgactcacgtcccgtcctcacagctttacttctgccggtacctcgtctcctaccttccaaactttacagaagctctcttgcgatcCTTTTcagaccgcttccttcttgatgctgtgttcggtGATGGATCACCCATTCCAGCCAACAACTTCGAATAGTGACATCTCTCCTGTTCAAATGTCCAGCGACTACCCAATTACTCCAACTGGCGTGGTTGAGCCCAAGTACATGTCCTCTGCGTATCTTGTTCACACTCCTGTCTGCAAGGCATAGGTACTGTCCAACTGAGTCCACCCGAAGAATTTCGCAAAGAGTTCAAGCCCTGGTATCGATATGTCCCCCGTTTACAATCCTTTGCAACTACGCAATGAAATCgctctgcagcgtcacacatttatCCACCGGCCACCAAAGTTTACAATGTGTTACTTTCTGCCGATACCTCTATGAGTATCAGTTTGCGATCAATTTGGACAacaccttcgtggtgcgtcgttttgtttatttattttggagtCTACTGTCAGCGTGTGTTACACGAAAACTCTCTTCTTTTCTGTTCGCAGGGCGAGAAACAAATCTGAAGTATGAGCTACAGATCGATTATGCGTTACGCCAAAGCAAATGATTTGTATGAAATTGTGTCTGTGCGGAGTATTGCAGAAGAACATAGAGCAAAGACTGGCGAGGACGCGGTGATTGCAGTGGACGGAGTGGGATGCGTGTGGTACCTGTACCGGAACTGCGATTTTCGCTCTGGTGGGCAGTACAAGGAATTCCGGGAGGCGTGCTGGAACTTTGTGGAGAAATTCAGTAAATCTGGCGTCGGACTCGTGTTCTTCTTCGATGGACTACCACCTGCTGAGAAGAAGGAGAAATGTCCAGACGTGTCTAAAAATAATGTGGAGAAAATTAAGCAGAATCTGATACAACTGCACGTGACTAGTGATACAACTACTGGGTCGAGACGCCTACCAGAGGGGCTGATACCAAGTGCCCGGGTGATCTTCAGGGATGTACCATCAACTGAGGTGCGCCTCTGTGTGGAGGATTATTACCAGGAGACCGCTCAGTTCGCAGCTAGCTGCAAAAATTGCCTCGGTGTGATGTCAAATACTGCAAGTTTTCTGATATATAAGGATGCACAAAGCATGTTCGCATTCGACGGAAACTATGAGATAGATGGCGAAGTGAGGATGATGCGTTTTCGTCCCTCTGACCTCGCCTCCCACCTTGGCATCCAGCAACAAGACCTGCCTGCGCTTGTAACATTCCTAGGAAGCGATAACATCAACTCGGAAGAGAGGCGAAGAGTTCACGGACGACTTAGCTCTCGTTACGGCCGAAGAGAACATCTAGCCAGCGTTGTAGCGGAGCTGGTGAAGAACAACACGGTGGAGGAAATGTGCCGCATTGCGTTTGGTTCCAGGTGGCGAGAATTCGTCGACACCGTGAAGGCAGACATTGACCACTTCAGGTACAAGCGAAGGGCAACTGTAAGGGCCTCAGATAAGTCTAGCTGGTCTGATGTCCTCCAGCGCATTACAGCTAAACACTTGTCTGGGGAGATACCAGCAGCCGTACTCTCAGTTGCCAAGTGTCACATGTTGGACACGGGTGCTGCACTGGAAGAGCTCTTCCAGGACGAGTATGATGGAATGGCGACAGGAGACGTGCTTAAAAGTATGAGGAGCAGGATGTACAGCGTGCTGCTGTGGGAAAGTGGAGATGGTCCATTTCACGTGGAGGAGCTGGTGACCAGGAAGACGGAGGTGTACCGGGAGCAAGTGGAGGTCCAAAAGCACCTGCCACTCAATGTGGAACACCCAGGCCTGCTGAAACTGTGGGCTGGAGATGTGGACACGCGCTGGAGGCTATTCAGCTGGATAGTGGGAGCCCCAGACTCAGAGGGTTCTGTCCTCAGGTCGCTGGAGCCCCAGTGTCTGGTCGTGCCAGCTGCCGCACTGTACTTTCTCCGCCACGAAGCCAAAGTCCTGAGGTGTCACGAGGCTGAGATCTTTGCTGTGGTCGCAATCAATGTATGCAACTTTACTCCAGAGGAACTGGCCCAAAAACACGTCCCAATGCTGGATCCACGTGCCACCTTCCTAGCAACACTCTTCGTGCGTACTGTCCTGCAATTGCTGGATGCGGCCATTGTCTGTGGTCTGTCCTTCCCAACAGAGGCTGACTGCCAGCTGGATGCCTACTTTGATGGGAAGTTCTTCCATGAGCTCTATCTGAGGGCTAAGAACCAATCGTTCTCAAGGGTGGGAAGTCATGCTCCCTGGGACCCTTCATACCTCGAACCAATTCACAAGTTGCTGAATGTTGTAGAAGGCACCCATACTGGTCATCAGTGAATGGAAAGTCATCATGCAATGTATAAGGTTAATGCAGTCTTGCCTACTGCTAATGTGCTATCAATATCTGTTTTGAAAATGTCCTTATCTGTTGTTGATCAAGAGGCAAATTACGATTATGTTAGCTTCTTAACACCCAATTCTGAGTAACATTAGGGGTCAGACACACCATCGTGTCAAAAGCGGCCGAAATATATTACAACATTGGCTGGGAAATACTAATGCACTAGAATCCAGAATAACATATGGTCATCCTTGATTTGTGTCCAAGTACTCCACCGATACACTCAGGTATAAAACTCCAACGTGCGACTAATCATGCCACTGTGAATGATACAAGGAATATTAAGAAGTTGTGTTATTCTTTTTCACTGAAAAATTATGTGCACTGCATTTAAGttttttaagtatttctaagttattaTCAATGTGTTATTAAAATCTTTTGTAACTAAGAATTCACGTGGTCAGCTGATATCAAATATTACGCGAGTAATAATTAACAGGAAGATAAATGGTGAAAAAGTGTTATAAAATAATTTATGACAGAATTATTTGTACAGACTGGCATAAGAAAATCGCATGTTTAGAATACTTGACCGTCAAAATTGATcctctgctctcttgtttttttaTTCCATTTCCTTCATTTACCTTTCCGATTTCCCTCTGCAGAACTTCGCAACTTGCAGAACGTGGCACAACTGTAAAACCATTCCCATGGAATATTTCTCATTGGAATACGTATCTTTCCCATTTTCGATTCTGTTGGTCTTTAAGTTCTTTATCATCTGCTGTACTGAATTCTCTCCCAGCTTTTATCGTTGTGTTTCATCGCAAAAACATGTTCTGGTTTCCTGTTCCATGAAGAGGCGTCCAAAGTTTCCTTATCATTGTGAGTTCCATAGTAAACCTTTAGCAGGGTACAGTAGAAGCTATATCTTCTTTCAAAATGTTTCACCCCAACATTAGTGTGAGGGGATACAGAAGTATCTGCAGTTTGTTTGTTATAACGCCATAACGGCGAATTTATGCCGTGCGAATATATAAGCTACAGTGGCTGTTCATAACGCGACGTAAAAGGGCTTCAGTGTGGCTCAAAGGGGCGTGGAGTTCAGCTATGTAAACATCTTTCTTTGTAAGGAATATTGACTGTAGGCATATCCTACAACCACCATCACATTGCAACACTACATTTCAAGCACACTTCACAGAGAATTATGCTTTcatgtgtgtttttttaaaatggagTGAATCAAATGGAATCGTATATAAAGAAGGTGGACGTACTCCATTGTAGTAACAAATCAATTAACATAGCCACAGAacagtatgcacacacacacacacacacacacacacacacacacacacacgcgcgcgcgcgcgcgcgcgcgcgcgcgtgcatacACACACTACAGTATTCTTAAGCACGCCCGATAATGACATTCCAAATTTCGGAAAAAAAACACTGTTACACTGCAAATACAGTACTGTGAACTCAGCGTGAGGATGTTTAAGTACGAAACACCACCTAACAAATTCACAATGCAAAAATATGGTCCTAGTAACGACTCTAGAAGCAGTGCCTGAGACGACCTGCTATTCCcgaaggacaggacagatagtataaaatgtggaaaggggccaaaataagaggttgtcagttacactcgaacatacaactttattattgatcaaacattacaagagcccaaaaaagtatatatattttttaaacacacagttttaattttcgggACTTAATTACcaactgaaagccactttaatttgaaaaacggctgaaggtcaataacttaaaacgcaagcataatcagaaatgtaaaaggcaagccttatcttaaaatagtttgtaagacgttgtggtctcctgatcTTCATTACTTATATATTCCGCCCtgacaatcatattccgcacatcaagacgcttcattcgaacccaaactcgataagataaagtcaatgttgtatgaattcatgtaaacgatatgcaaataacaagtaaatcacaagtgcgcaccgagattgaaatactcgaggcaggtgtacacacacacacacacacacacacacacacacattcatgacatgacagtcacaaaagcttttagttcgggagaggcaaaccacATGCCAGGAGGCCAGTcgcttcagaggacgagtcaatgttatctacgtcggccggcgaccACCTGTAAAGCAGACaccgtttgcccgagtgaaagggagaatgacCCCTTGTTCGACTtagaagcaaattccgctacactgtgtggaagcgcccagcctacgcattctttacaaacatag
It encodes:
- the LOC126109445 gene encoding constitutive coactivator of peroxisome proliferator-activated receptor gamma-like, which codes for MSYRSIMRYAKANDLYEIVSVRSIAEEHRAKTGEDAVIAVDGVGCVWYLYRNCDFRSGGQYKEFREACWNFVEKFSKSGVGLVFFFDGLPPAEKKEKCPDVSKNNVEKIKQNLIQLHVTSDTTTGSRRLPEGLIPSARVIFRDVPSTEVRLCVEDYYQETAQFAASCKNCLGVMSNTASFLIYKDAQSMFAFDGNYEIDGEVRMMRFRPSDLASHLGIQQQDLPALVTFLGSDNINSEERRRVHGRLSSRYGRREHLASVVAELVKNNTVEEMCRIAFGSRWREFVDTVKADIDHFRYKRRATVRASDKSSWSDVLQRITAKHLSGEIPAAVLSVAKCHMLDTGAALEELFQDEYDGMATGDVLKSMRSRMYSVLLWESGDGPFHVEELVTRKTEVYREQVEVQKHLPLNVEHPGLLKLWAGDVDTRWRLFSWIVGAPDSEGSVLRSLEPQCLVVPAAALYFLRHEAKVLRCHEAEIFAVVAINVCNFTPEELAQKHVPMLDPRATFLATLFVRTVLQLLDAAIVCGLSFPTEADCQLDAYFDGKFFHELYLRAKNQSFSRVGSHAPWDPSYLEPIHKLLNVVEGTHTGHQ